The following coding sequences lie in one Schistosoma mansoni strain Puerto Rico chromosome 3, complete genome genomic window:
- a CDS encoding putative prefoldin subunit 2 has protein sequence MSSASSSKAKPQTEEEVVEGFNRLRYEQRSIGSKINDLELDQREHNMVIKVLQSVEPTRKCMRMIDNVLIERQVKDILPALEDSVKKMSECIETLSKQFEEKGRELQRYKAEHKIRIAGEKESTGSEKKDDVSSSSTSGVLVS, from the exons ATGTCTTCAGCATCCTCTAGTAAAGCAAAGCCTCAAACAGAAGAGGAGGTAGTGGAAGGTTTTAATCGTTTACGTTACGAACAGCGTTCTATCGGGAGCAAAATTAATGATCTAGAACTTGATCAGAGGGAACACAA taTGGTCATTAAAGTGTTACAGTCAGTGGAGCCTACTCGTAAATGCATGCGAATGATAGACAATGTGTTAATTGAACGCCAAGTCAAGGACATCCTTCCAGCTCTCGAAGATAGTGTAAAAAAA ATGTCTGAATGTATTGAAACATTATCAAAGCAGTTTGAAGAAAAAGGTCGAGAACTCCAAAGATACAAAGCTGAGCATAAAATAAGGATTGCTGGCGAAAAAGAGTCTACCGGTTCAGAGAAAAAGGATGATGTATCTTCTTCATCAACTTCGGGAGTGTTAGTATCCTGA